One part of the Pseudodesulfovibrio senegalensis genome encodes these proteins:
- a CDS encoding MFS transporter — protein MSSQRSSTQPYGAALPAVLFVVLIFFLNFTTRIVLAPLMPVLETQLGFDHAAAGSLFLALGIGNGTGLLLNGFISREINHNRTVGLSAICTGIVSLCLSQAWSYWSLLCGMLLLGVSVGTYLPSGIATVTSLVRPEDWGKTIATHEGAPNTAFVAAPLLAEAVLLFSGWNSAMLLLGTAQILTGILFLRFGRGGAFPGVSPLSKMASDLLRRPVLWLLVFCFSTAVGISLGPYSMLPLFLVDEHGFTREAANQLLSISRIGAVVLPFVSGWFTDRWGAKPALFLYFTLCGASTMLIGIGTGTLLIAAVMLQPMFSVLFFTPAFTVVSHMFNPEERAVVVSFIGPINAFLGVGLIPWVLGLLGQAGLFSLGFILQGGICMLSLALLPKFPAHRH, from the coding sequence ATGTCCAGCCAACGCTCTTCCACCCAGCCATACGGTGCGGCGCTTCCGGCCGTTCTGTTCGTGGTACTCATTTTTTTCCTGAATTTTACCACGCGCATCGTGCTGGCTCCGCTCATGCCCGTGCTGGAAACACAGCTGGGCTTCGACCACGCCGCTGCCGGAAGTCTTTTTCTCGCCCTCGGGATAGGCAATGGCACGGGCCTGCTGCTCAACGGCTTCATCTCCCGCGAGATCAACCACAACCGTACCGTGGGCCTGTCCGCCATCTGCACGGGCATCGTCTCGCTCTGCCTTTCGCAGGCATGGTCCTACTGGTCGCTTTTGTGCGGCATGCTGCTGTTGGGCGTGAGCGTGGGCACGTATCTGCCTTCGGGCATTGCCACGGTGACCTCGCTGGTGCGCCCCGAAGACTGGGGCAAGACCATAGCCACGCATGAAGGCGCGCCCAACACCGCCTTCGTGGCCGCCCCGCTGCTGGCCGAGGCCGTGCTGCTCTTTTCGGGCTGGAACTCGGCCATGCTGCTGCTGGGCACGGCCCAAATCCTGACGGGCATACTGTTCCTGCGTTTCGGCAGGGGCGGGGCCTTCCCCGGCGTTTCCCCGCTTTCGAAAATGGCCTCAGACCTTTTGCGCCGTCCGGTGCTCTGGCTGTTGGTCTTCTGTTTCAGCACGGCCGTAGGCATTTCGCTGGGACCATATTCCATGCTGCCCCTGTTTCTGGTGGACGAACACGGATTCACCCGCGAGGCCGCCAACCAGCTCCTGTCCATTTCACGCATCGGCGCGGTTGTCCTGCCCTTTGTTTCCGGCTGGTTCACGGACCGATGGGGCGCAAAGCCCGCGCTGTTTTTGTATTTCACGCTCTGCGGTGCCAGCACCATGCTCATCGGCATCGGCACGGGAACGCTGCTGATTGCGGCAGTGATGCTCCAGCCCATGTTTTCCGTGCTGTTCTTCACCCCGGCGTTCACCGTGGTTTCCCACATGTTCAATCCCGAGGAACGCGCCGTGGTGGTCTCGTTCATCGGCCCCATCAACGCCTTTCTCGGTGTCGGGCTCATTCCGTGGGTTCTGGGCCTGCTCGGACAGGCAGGGCTCTTTTCGCTGGGGTTCATCCTTCAGGGAGGCATCTGCATGCTGTCACTGGCCCTGCTGCCGAAATTTCCCGCACACAGGCACTGA
- a CDS encoding C45 family autoproteolytic acyltransferase/hydolase, producing the protein MTRCVSFFLLLVLLIGLSVQAAPLQQLRQLGPAALYVTPEGTYHVVNLYGDWQAMGEQYGSLAGPLLREFHERICADLSKRGVDASARQAFAKAVFDQYGPEVRALILGMGKGSGLGREKAMELNAGMMLLTGAVLGGEPPSACSGLAAWGQRTTDGHVVFGRNWDILREPMRRYMKYLGVAVFHPKDGVPFANVHPLGNMYLESGLNRNGVFLELNNGEHSDPTEYEDREDTSSVLVRVLSRAKSLDDAVRRLCAVPADLAYIIQVADADRAVSVERATFGCRVREGASPGMLAAYNSFVPPYPEPWQGRINPPPPQTQDPRLRNIRTMLANPEIKGRINAETMRELMEVDVADGGAMFGGTVLQIVARPSERILWIRGVDYSDWETVELAPLLGGIPAVK; encoded by the coding sequence TTTTCTGCTGCTGGTTTTGCTGATCGGCCTTTCGGTACAGGCTGCGCCTCTGCAACAGCTGCGGCAGCTTGGTCCGGCCGCCCTGTATGTTACCCCCGAAGGCACATACCATGTTGTGAACCTGTATGGCGACTGGCAGGCCATGGGCGAACAGTACGGCTCGCTGGCTGGCCCGTTGCTGCGTGAATTTCATGAACGCATCTGCGCGGACCTCTCCAAACGGGGCGTTGACGCTTCCGCCCGGCAGGCTTTTGCCAAGGCCGTGTTCGACCAGTACGGCCCGGAAGTGCGGGCCCTGATTCTCGGTATGGGTAAAGGCTCCGGGCTGGGCCGGGAAAAGGCCATGGAACTCAATGCGGGCATGATGCTGCTCACGGGCGCGGTGCTCGGCGGCGAACCGCCTTCCGCGTGCAGCGGACTGGCCGCATGGGGCCAGCGGACCACGGACGGCCATGTTGTTTTCGGCCGCAACTGGGACATTCTGCGCGAGCCCATGCGCCGATACATGAAATATCTCGGCGTGGCCGTGTTTCACCCGAAGGACGGCGTGCCCTTTGCCAACGTGCATCCGCTGGGCAACATGTATCTGGAAAGCGGCCTGAATCGAAACGGCGTGTTTCTGGAGCTGAACAACGGCGAGCACTCCGACCCCACGGAATACGAGGACCGCGAGGACACCAGCTCCGTGCTGGTGCGCGTGCTCAGCCGGGCAAAATCGCTGGACGACGCGGTCCGGCGTTTGTGCGCGGTCCCGGCCGATCTTGCCTACATCATTCAGGTGGCGGACGCGGACCGCGCTGTTTCCGTGGAGCGGGCCACGTTCGGCTGCCGGGTGCGGGAGGGGGCGTCCCCCGGCATGCTGGCCGCGTACAACAGTTTCGTGCCGCCCTATCCCGAGCCGTGGCAGGGGCGCATCAACCCGCCGCCGCCCCAAACGCAAGACCCGAGGCTGCGCAACATCCGGACTATGCTCGCGAACCCGGAAATCAAGGGGCGCATCAACGCCGAAACCATGCGCGAACTCATGGAGGTGGACGTGGCCGACGGCGGGGCCATGTTCGGGGGTACTGTGCTGCAAATCGTGGCACGGCCGTCGGAGCGCATCCTGTGGATACGGGGCGTGGACTATTCGGACTGGGAAACCGTGGAGCTTGCGCCGCTGCTGGGCGGTATTCCGGCCGTGAAGTGA
- a CDS encoding NupC/NupG family nucleoside CNT transporter — MAQSGFGLLAFVFLAWLISENRRRIPLGTVAAGLALQIGVALLMLHVPGVEDFFGLLNRGVQAISHATDAGTAFVFGYLGGGKLPFAETSPGASFVLAFKALPLILVISALSSLLFYWRVIPVVVGVFSLFLQKTMRIGGALGLGVAANVFVGMVEAPLTIKPYLSRMTRSELFALMTSGMATIAGTVLVLYAMFIEKVVPGAVGHILTASIISAPAAIVVAKVMVPESADVTRGAAKPPQTASSSMDAVTRGTMDGLSVFLNVMAMLIVLVALVALANEILSLLPDVGGKPLTLQGILGWVMAPVVWLTGIPWNECMTAGTLMGTKTVLNEFIAYLNMANLPEGALSQRSMLIMTYAMCGFANLGSLGIMIGGLNVMIPERRREIVGMGMKSLVSGTLATLMTGAVVGLLT, encoded by the coding sequence ATGGCACAAAGCGGATTCGGATTGCTGGCCTTCGTATTCCTTGCCTGGCTCATAAGTGAAAACAGGCGGCGGATTCCACTGGGAACCGTGGCCGCGGGACTGGCCCTGCAAATCGGGGTGGCCCTGCTCATGCTGCATGTTCCGGGCGTGGAAGACTTTTTCGGATTGCTGAACCGTGGGGTGCAGGCCATATCCCACGCCACGGACGCGGGAACCGCATTCGTTTTCGGTTATCTGGGCGGGGGCAAGCTGCCGTTTGCGGAAACAAGTCCGGGCGCATCCTTTGTGTTGGCCTTCAAGGCCCTGCCGCTGATCCTTGTCATCAGCGCGCTCTCGTCCCTGCTGTTCTACTGGCGCGTGATCCCGGTGGTGGTGGGCGTCTTTTCCCTGTTCCTGCAAAAGACCATGCGCATCGGCGGGGCGTTGGGCCTCGGCGTGGCCGCCAACGTGTTCGTGGGCATGGTGGAAGCGCCCCTGACCATCAAACCCTACCTCAGCCGCATGACCCGCAGCGAACTGTTCGCGCTCATGACCAGCGGCATGGCCACCATTGCGGGAACCGTGCTGGTGCTCTATGCCATGTTCATCGAAAAGGTGGTGCCCGGCGCGGTGGGCCATATCCTGACCGCCTCCATCATCTCGGCCCCGGCCGCCATCGTGGTGGCCAAGGTCATGGTGCCCGAAAGCGCGGACGTTACGCGCGGCGCGGCCAAACCGCCCCAGACCGCGTCCAGCTCCATGGACGCCGTGACCCGCGGGACCATGGACGGGCTGAGCGTTTTCCTGAACGTCATGGCCATGCTCATCGTGCTGGTGGCACTGGTGGCACTGGCAAACGAAATCCTCTCCCTGCTGCCGGACGTGGGCGGCAAGCCCCTCACCCTGCAGGGAATATTGGGCTGGGTCATGGCCCCGGTGGTCTGGCTGACCGGAATCCCATGGAACGAGTGCATGACCGCGGGAACCCTCATGGGCACAAAGACCGTGCTCAACGAATTCATCGCCTACCTGAACATGGCCAACCTGCCCGAAGGCGCGCTGAGCCAACGCAGCATGCTGATCATGACCTACGCCATGTGCGGGTTCGCCAACCTCGGCAGCCTCGGCATCATGATCGGCGGGCTGAACGTGATGATACCGGAACGGCGCAGGGAGATCGTGGGCATGGGCATGAAGTCGCTGGTCTCCGGCACGCTGGCCACGCTCATGACCGGCGCGGTGGTGGGACTGCTGACCTAG